A genomic region of Kineococcus rhizosphaerae contains the following coding sequences:
- a CDS encoding CoA-binding protein, producing the protein MTAQNVPDASADTGTVAAPGNLQEAAADAAAATGSKDAPATSGTSGWTAPGAGERLRILRRTRTVAILGASNKPSRASYFVQTYLLADSDFELWFVNPNETEVLGRPSYPSLEELPGVPDLVDVFRRPSELGAVLDDVIAVGAPVMWMQLGLADEAVARRGAEHGVTVVMNRCLKIEHARFHGGLHLAGFDTGVISARRRAR; encoded by the coding sequence ATGACCGCGCAGAACGTGCCCGACGCCAGCGCCGACACCGGCACCGTCGCGGCGCCCGGGAACCTGCAGGAGGCCGCGGCCGACGCCGCCGCCGCGACCGGCTCCAAGGACGCCCCCGCGACGAGCGGGACGAGCGGGTGGACCGCCCCCGGTGCCGGGGAGCGCCTGCGGATCCTGCGCCGCACCAGGACCGTCGCGATCCTGGGCGCCTCGAACAAACCGTCGCGCGCGTCGTACTTCGTCCAGACGTACCTGCTCGCCGATTCCGACTTCGAGCTGTGGTTCGTCAACCCGAACGAGACCGAGGTCCTCGGCCGGCCCAGCTACCCGTCGCTGGAGGAACTGCCCGGGGTCCCCGACCTCGTCGACGTGTTCCGCCGACCCAGCGAGCTGGGCGCCGTCCTCGACGACGTCATCGCGGTCGGTGCGCCCGTGATGTGGATGCAGCTGGGCCTGGCCGACGAGGCCGTCGCCCGCCGCGGCGCCGAGCACGGCGTCACCGTCGTGATGAACCGCTGCCTGAAGATCGAGCACGCCCGCTTCCACGGCGGCCTCCACCTCGCGGGTTTCGACACCGGGGTGATCTCGGCGCGGCGCCGGGCCCGCTGA
- a CDS encoding deoxyguanosinetriphosphate triphosphohydrolase gives MSGYGDQDTERWASEPPKKHSRSAFARDRARVLHSSALRRLAAKTQVVGPSTDDFVRNRLTHSLEVAQVGRELGAALGCDPDVVDTACLAHDLGHPPFGHNGERALAEAAADIGGFEGNAQTLRILTRLEPKSVAADGSPVGLNLTRASLDASTKYPWLHGKAPRVTSKFGAYADDADVFAWLRDGAPENRPCVEAQVMDFADDVAYSVHDVEDAVVAGHVRLDWLQQSDIRARVAAQVRDWYVADATDEAVGAALQRLSTSGFWAAEEPGEVFGGRRHLAALKDMTSQLIGRFANAAEHATRERHGDGRLTRYAAEVVVPAETALEVAVLKGVAATFVMSAQERQPFYARQRELLHELLAALVDRGPDVLEPPFREDHDLAADDAGRLRVVVDQVASLTDVSALAWHERLTRSLQR, from the coding sequence ATGAGCGGGTACGGGGACCAGGACACCGAGCGGTGGGCGAGCGAGCCCCCCAAGAAGCACTCGCGCAGCGCGTTCGCCCGCGACCGCGCCCGGGTCCTGCACTCCTCGGCGCTGCGCCGGCTCGCGGCCAAGACCCAGGTCGTGGGTCCCAGCACGGACGACTTCGTCCGCAACCGGCTGACGCACTCCCTGGAGGTCGCGCAGGTCGGCCGTGAGCTCGGCGCGGCCCTGGGCTGCGACCCCGACGTCGTCGACACGGCGTGCCTGGCCCACGACCTGGGCCACCCCCCGTTCGGGCACAACGGCGAACGGGCGCTCGCCGAGGCCGCCGCGGACATCGGCGGTTTCGAGGGCAACGCGCAGACGCTGCGCATCCTGACCCGGCTGGAACCGAAGTCGGTCGCCGCGGACGGTTCCCCGGTGGGGCTGAACCTGACCCGCGCGAGCCTGGACGCCTCGACGAAGTACCCGTGGCTGCACGGCAAGGCGCCGCGCGTCACGTCGAAGTTCGGCGCCTACGCCGACGACGCGGACGTGTTCGCCTGGTTGCGCGACGGGGCGCCGGAGAACCGACCCTGCGTCGAGGCGCAGGTCATGGACTTCGCCGACGACGTCGCCTACTCGGTGCACGACGTCGAGGACGCCGTGGTGGCCGGTCACGTGCGCCTGGACTGGCTGCAGCAGTCCGACATCCGCGCCCGCGTGGCCGCGCAGGTGCGCGACTGGTACGTCGCCGACGCCACCGACGAGGCCGTCGGCGCTGCGCTGCAACGTCTGTCGACCTCGGGGTTCTGGGCGGCGGAGGAACCCGGTGAGGTCTTCGGCGGCCGCCGGCACCTCGCGGCGCTCAAGGACATGACGTCGCAGCTCATCGGCCGGTTCGCCAACGCGGCCGAGCACGCCACCCGGGAACGGCACGGCGACGGCCGGCTCACCCGCTACGCCGCCGAGGTCGTCGTCCCGGCGGAGACCGCGCTGGAGGTGGCCGTGCTCAAGGGCGTCGCGGCGACGTTCGTCATGAGCGCCCAGGAGCGGCAGCCGTTCTACGCCCGCCAGCGCGAACTGCTGCACGAACTCCTGGCCGCGCTCGTCGATCGCGGGCCCGACGTCCTCGAACCGCCGTTCCGCGAGGACCACGACCTGGCCGCCGACGACGCGGGCCGGTTGCGCGTCGTCGTCGACCAGGTCGCCTCGCTCACCGACGTCTCGGCCCTGGCGTGGCACGAGAGGCTCACCCGCTCACTCCAGCGGTAG
- a CDS encoding ABC transporter ATP-binding protein has protein sequence MESTATSAAGVSTRTGAPPAIAIDALTKRFGQVSAIDGLDLVVQPGEVVAFLGPNGAGKTSTIDVVLGLSQPTSGSVSVYGTTPREAVAHGWVSAVMQTGGLLRDLTVRETVEMTASLFARTQPVDVVLERAGISPIAGRRVGKCSGGEQQRLRFAMALLPDPRLLVLDEPTTGMDVEGRRAFWSAIRDDARLGRTVVFATHYLEEADTYADRIVLVAHGRVVADGTPSQIKALSSGRVVRATWPGVRLADLDGLPGVDDLEVNGDVVLVHANDSDAVARHLLTRTPATDLEITARGLEDAFVSLTSSEVTR, from the coding sequence ATGGAGAGCACAGCAACGTCAGCGGCGGGCGTCTCGACCCGGACCGGGGCACCGCCGGCCATCGCGATCGACGCCCTGACCAAGCGGTTCGGCCAGGTCAGCGCCATCGACGGGCTCGACCTGGTCGTGCAGCCGGGCGAGGTCGTCGCGTTCCTCGGTCCCAACGGGGCCGGCAAGACCTCCACCATCGACGTCGTCCTGGGCCTGTCGCAGCCCACCTCCGGGTCGGTCTCCGTGTACGGCACGACCCCGCGCGAGGCCGTCGCCCACGGCTGGGTCTCGGCCGTCATGCAGACCGGCGGGCTGCTGCGCGACCTCACCGTCCGCGAGACCGTCGAGATGACCGCCTCCCTGTTCGCCCGCACCCAGCCCGTCGACGTCGTCCTCGAACGCGCCGGGATCTCCCCGATCGCCGGCCGCCGCGTCGGCAAGTGCTCCGGCGGTGAGCAGCAGCGGCTGCGCTTCGCGATGGCCCTGCTGCCCGACCCCCGCCTGCTCGTCCTCGACGAACCCACCACCGGCATGGACGTCGAGGGTCGGCGCGCGTTCTGGTCCGCGATCCGCGACGACGCCCGCCTCGGGCGGACCGTCGTGTTCGCCACCCACTACCTCGAGGAGGCCGACACCTACGCCGACCGGATCGTCCTCGTCGCCCACGGCAGGGTCGTCGCCGACGGCACCCCCTCGCAGATCAAGGCGTTGTCCTCCGGCCGCGTCGTGCGCGCCACCTGGCCCGGCGTCCGGCTCGCCGACCTCGACGGCCTGCCCGGCGTCGACGACCTCGAAGTCAACGGCGACGTGGTCCTCGTGCACGCCAACGACTCCGACGCCGTCGCCCGCCACCTGCTGACCCGCACCCCCGCCACCGACCTCGAGATCACCGCCCGCGGGCTCGAGGACGCCTTCGTCTCCCTGACCAGTTCGGAGGTCACCCGATGA
- a CDS encoding response regulator transcription factor produces MIRLLLVDDQALVRGALAALLSLEGDLEVVGEVARGDAVVEACRELRPDVVLMDIEMPGLDGIAATAAVRRALPAVKVLVVTTFGRPGYLRRGMEAGASGFVVKDTPARELADVVRRVAAGLRVVDPALAAESLAAGVNPLTERETGVLRAARTGCTVADIAVALSLSEGTVRNHLSAAIGKTGARTRAEAVRLADERGWLL; encoded by the coding sequence GTGATCCGGCTGCTGCTGGTCGACGACCAGGCCCTCGTGCGCGGCGCCCTCGCCGCGCTGCTGTCCCTGGAGGGCGACCTCGAGGTCGTCGGGGAGGTCGCCCGCGGCGACGCCGTCGTCGAGGCGTGCCGGGAACTGCGGCCCGACGTCGTGCTCATGGACATCGAGATGCCCGGCCTGGACGGCATCGCCGCCACCGCCGCCGTCCGCCGGGCCCTGCCGGCCGTGAAGGTCCTCGTCGTCACCACCTTCGGCCGCCCCGGCTACCTGCGGCGCGGGATGGAGGCCGGTGCGTCGGGGTTCGTCGTCAAGGACACCCCCGCCCGCGAACTCGCCGACGTCGTGCGCCGCGTCGCCGCGGGCCTGCGCGTCGTCGACCCGGCCCTGGCCGCCGAGTCCCTCGCCGCCGGGGTGAACCCCCTCACCGAGCGGGAGACCGGGGTGCTGCGGGCCGCCCGGACCGGGTGCACCGTGGCCGACATCGCCGTCGCGCTGAGCCTGTCCGAGGGGACCGTGCGCAACCACCTGTCCGCCGCGATCGGCAAGACCGGCGCCCGGACCCGCGCCGAGGCCGTGCGGCTGGCCGACGAGCGGGGGTGGCTGCTGTGA
- a CDS encoding universal stress protein → MRDPGHHQHPLVVVGYEPGDEHAVLEALAQARLRRGTLAVVAAAPLPDGLLVRCRAAPVGLDVRLPPEGADLAEALLDLAEREHAALLVVGLARRGVDDLLGGRARLVVLEAPCPVLSVPEPEAAGCLAPAGAVTMGV, encoded by the coding sequence ATGCGCGATCCGGGACACCACCAGCACCCCCTGGTCGTCGTCGGGTACGAGCCGGGTGACGAGCACGCCGTCCTCGAAGCCCTCGCCCAGGCCCGGCTGCGCCGCGGGACGCTCGCGGTGGTGGCCGCCGCCCCGCTGCCCGACGGGCTCCTGGTCCGCTGCCGCGCGGCGCCGGTCGGCCTCGACGTGCGGCTGCCGCCCGAGGGGGCGGACCTCGCCGAGGCACTGCTCGACCTCGCCGAGCGCGAGCACGCGGCCCTGCTCGTCGTGGGTCTGGCCCGCCGCGGGGTCGACGACCTGCTCGGCGGCCGCGCCCGTCTCGTCGTCCTCGAAGCCCCCTGCCCCGTGCTGTCGGTGCCCGAACCGGAGGCCGCCGGCTGCCTGGCCCCCGCCGGAGCGGTCACAATGGGGGTGTGA
- a CDS encoding benzoate/H(+) symporter BenE family transporter, whose translation MSAQHRRRAEGLTQPVSAGAVAAVTGFASSFVLVLAGFAAVGAGPEQAASGLFALCLAQFAVASLLSWRTRLPLSFVWSTPGAALLVAAQGRTGSIAAAVGAFLLCALLVVVTGAWPALARLVRRVPTPVAGALLAGVLLPLCLAPVSAVRVHPVAAVCVTLVWLVLRRLARAAAIPAAMVVALGFTVAGLPAAVSLEWVPRLLPVTPQLDPFVLVSLGVPLYVVTMAGQNIPGFTILETLGYDRVPTGRVLVGAGVGSGLAAVFGGHAVNLSALAAGIIAGPGAGRDPSRRWIAAVAGGAGYLVLGLLAAPIAGLVGGTDPVLVEAVAGLALLDSFVGGLVSALAEPAHRVTAGLTFAVVASGVAFAGIGSAFWGLVAGLVVHAWLSRPVTSVTGGS comes from the coding sequence GTGAGCGCCCAGCACCGACGACGTGCGGAAGGACTCACCCAGCCCGTCTCGGCCGGGGCCGTCGCGGCCGTCACCGGGTTCGCGTCGTCCTTCGTCCTCGTCCTGGCGGGGTTCGCCGCCGTCGGCGCCGGCCCCGAACAGGCCGCGTCCGGGTTGTTCGCGCTGTGCCTGGCCCAGTTCGCCGTCGCCTCCCTGCTGTCCTGGCGGACCCGGCTGCCGCTGTCCTTCGTGTGGTCCACCCCCGGCGCGGCGCTGCTCGTCGCCGCCCAAGGGCGGACGGGGTCGATCGCGGCGGCCGTCGGGGCCTTCCTGCTGTGCGCGCTGCTCGTCGTCGTGACCGGGGCGTGGCCCGCGCTGGCCCGGCTCGTGCGCCGGGTCCCCACGCCCGTGGCCGGTGCGCTGCTCGCCGGGGTGCTGCTCCCGCTGTGCCTGGCCCCCGTCTCCGCCGTCCGCGTCCACCCCGTCGCGGCCGTGTGCGTCACCCTCGTCTGGCTCGTGCTGCGCCGCCTCGCGCGGGCCGCCGCGATCCCCGCCGCGATGGTCGTCGCCCTGGGGTTCACCGTCGCCGGGCTGCCCGCGGCGGTGTCCCTGGAGTGGGTCCCGCGCCTGCTGCCCGTGACCCCTCAGCTCGACCCGTTCGTCCTGGTCTCCCTCGGCGTCCCCCTGTACGTCGTCACCATGGCCGGGCAGAACATCCCGGGCTTCACCATCCTGGAGACCCTCGGGTACGACCGCGTCCCGACCGGTCGCGTGCTCGTCGGGGCGGGCGTCGGCAGCGGTCTCGCCGCGGTGTTCGGCGGGCACGCCGTGAACCTGTCCGCCCTGGCCGCCGGGATCATCGCCGGGCCCGGTGCGGGCCGCGACCCCTCGCGCCGCTGGATCGCCGCGGTCGCCGGGGGAGCGGGCTACCTCGTCCTGGGTCTGCTCGCCGCCCCCATCGCCGGTCTCGTCGGGGGCACCGACCCGGTCCTCGTCGAGGCCGTCGCCGGGTTGGCCCTGCTCGACTCGTTCGTCGGCGGGCTCGTCTCGGCGCTCGCCGAACCCGCCCACCGCGTCACGGCCGGGCTGACGTTCGCCGTCGTCGCCTCCGGGGTGGCCTTCGCGGGCATCGGCAGCGCCTTCTGGGGCCTGGTCGCCGGGCTCGTCGTCCACGCCTGGCTGTCGCGACCCGTGACATCCGTCACGGGTGGGTCGTGA
- a CDS encoding O-acetylhomoserine aminocarboxypropyltransferase/cysteine synthase family protein: protein MSEHSSPTDRTWGFRTRAVHAGAVPEPTTGARAVPIFQTTSFVFEDAADAANLFALQKYGNIYSRISNPTVAAFEERMASLEGGLGALACASGQSAEFLTFAALAGAGDHVVASNNLYGGTVTQLDVTLRRFGVDTVFVDPEPETVRAAITDKTRFVFTELVANPSTVIADVRALADVAHEAGIPLVVDATTATPYLCRPIEHGADIVIHSATKFLGGHGTTLGGVVVDAGTFPWDNGKFPAMTEPVASYGGLSWWGNFAEYGFLTKLRSEQLRDIGATLSPHSAFLLLMGVETLPQRMREHVANAQRVAAWLEADERVSWVRYSGLPSHPHHARAERYLPEGPGAVFSFGVVGGRAAGERFINSVQLCSHLANIGDARTLVLHPASTTHQQLSPEQLQAAGVPADLIRISVGLEDVDDVLWDLDQALAAAVKGN from the coding sequence GTGAGCGAACACTCGAGCCCGACCGACCGCACGTGGGGCTTCCGCACGCGCGCCGTGCACGCCGGGGCGGTCCCGGAGCCGACGACGGGCGCCCGGGCCGTCCCGATCTTCCAGACGACGAGCTTCGTCTTCGAGGACGCCGCCGACGCCGCGAACCTGTTCGCGCTGCAGAAGTACGGCAACATCTACTCGCGCATCTCCAACCCGACGGTCGCCGCGTTCGAGGAGCGGATGGCCTCCCTGGAGGGCGGCCTCGGCGCCCTGGCCTGCGCCAGCGGGCAGTCCGCGGAGTTCCTCACGTTCGCCGCGCTCGCCGGGGCGGGCGACCACGTCGTGGCCTCCAACAACCTCTACGGCGGGACCGTCACCCAGCTCGACGTGACGCTGCGCCGCTTCGGGGTCGACACCGTGTTCGTCGACCCCGAGCCCGAGACGGTGCGCGCCGCGATCACCGACAAGACCCGGTTCGTCTTCACCGAGCTCGTCGCCAACCCCTCCACGGTGATCGCCGACGTCCGCGCGCTGGCCGACGTGGCCCACGAGGCCGGCATCCCCCTGGTCGTCGACGCGACGACGGCGACGCCCTACCTGTGCCGCCCCATCGAGCACGGCGCCGACATCGTCATCCACTCCGCGACGAAGTTCCTCGGCGGGCACGGCACCACCCTCGGCGGGGTGGTGGTCGACGCCGGGACCTTCCCCTGGGACAACGGGAAGTTCCCGGCCATGACCGAACCCGTCGCCTCCTACGGCGGTCTGTCGTGGTGGGGCAACTTCGCCGAGTACGGCTTCCTGACCAAGCTGCGCAGCGAGCAGCTGCGCGACATCGGCGCGACCCTGTCCCCGCACTCGGCGTTCTTGCTGCTCATGGGCGTGGAGACCCTGCCGCAGCGCATGCGCGAGCACGTCGCGAACGCCCAGCGGGTCGCCGCCTGGCTCGAGGCCGACGAGCGCGTGTCCTGGGTCCGCTACTCCGGTCTGCCCTCGCACCCGCACCACGCGCGGGCGGAGCGGTACCTGCCCGAGGGCCCCGGTGCGGTCTTCTCCTTCGGCGTCGTGGGCGGGCGCGCGGCCGGGGAACGCTTCATCAACAGCGTCCAGCTCTGCTCGCACCTGGCCAACATCGGCGACGCGCGCACGCTCGTCCTGCACCCGGCCTCGACGACGCACCAGCAGCTCTCGCCCGAGCAGCTGCAGGCCGCCGGGGTCCCCGCCGACCTCATCCGGATCAGCGTGGGCCTCGAGGACGTCGACGACGTGCTCTGGGACCTCGACCAGGCCCTCGCCGCCGCCGTGAAGGGGAACTGA
- a CDS encoding LacI family DNA-binding transcriptional regulator, whose product MADVARLAGVNASTVSHVLNGTRTVSGPTREAVLAAIARTGYRQNTLARSLARSSTTTLGLASRFVSNPHFADLVTSIESSARRAGYSLVLADTHDDPVEELRAVHELADRRVDGLLLAPSVHADDEALPFLERAGIPAVLLDRFAGSVFDQVAPENVEATALLTGHLADAGHTRLAFVAGLEGLSSTSERCEGFTRVVSARGLSGTVLDGRSETAVAEAAVLSAFSSSSAGERPTAVVVGNNSMTVGTLRALRTLGLRIPTDVALVCYDDPEWADLVEPRLTAIHQDVPAMATRAVTMILERLDGTAPPTPRRERIPPTFRHRDSCGCAGSGVSAR is encoded by the coding sequence ATGGCCGACGTGGCCCGCCTGGCCGGGGTGAACGCCTCGACCGTCTCGCACGTCCTCAACGGGACCCGGACCGTGAGCGGTCCCACCCGCGAGGCCGTGCTCGCCGCGATCGCCCGCACGGGGTACCGGCAGAACACCCTGGCGCGCTCGCTGGCCCGCTCCTCCACGACGACCCTGGGCCTGGCCAGCCGGTTCGTGTCCAACCCCCACTTCGCCGACCTCGTGACCTCCATCGAGTCCAGCGCCCGCCGCGCCGGGTACTCCCTCGTCCTGGCCGACACCCACGACGACCCCGTCGAGGAGCTGCGCGCCGTCCACGAGCTCGCCGACCGGCGCGTGGACGGGCTGCTGCTGGCCCCCTCCGTCCACGCCGACGACGAGGCCCTGCCCTTCCTGGAGCGCGCCGGCATCCCCGCCGTCCTGCTCGACCGGTTCGCCGGCTCCGTCTTCGACCAGGTGGCTCCCGAGAACGTCGAGGCGACCGCGCTGCTCACCGGCCACCTCGCCGACGCCGGCCACACCCGCCTCGCCTTCGTCGCCGGCCTCGAGGGGCTCAGCTCCACGTCCGAACGCTGCGAGGGCTTCACCCGCGTCGTCTCGGCCCGGGGCCTGAGCGGGACCGTCCTGGACGGCCGCAGCGAGACCGCCGTCGCCGAGGCCGCCGTCCTGTCGGCCTTCTCCTCGAGCTCTGCGGGTGAGCGACCGACCGCCGTCGTCGTCGGCAACAACTCCATGACCGTCGGCACCCTGCGCGCCCTGCGGACCCTGGGCCTGCGCATCCCCACCGACGTCGCCCTCGTCTGCTACGACGACCCCGAGTGGGCCGACCTCGTCGAGCCCCGCCTCACCGCCATCCACCAGGACGTCCCCGCGATGGCGACCCGCGCGGTGACGATGATCCTCGAGCGCCTCGACGGCACCGCCCCCCCGACCCCCCGCCGTGAGCGGATCCCCCCCACCTTCCGCCACCGCGACTCCTGCGGCTGCGCGGGGTCGGGGGTTTCGGCACGTTGA
- a CDS encoding sensor histidine kinase has translation MPPPERLPAMLVPRMRGAGFLFAGVWLLILVQTVEDAWANPDRELGLASIAATAVFGATYFLLLSRGWARMRSSGKLGVSAREAVLGLLVLVALTALVVPGAGTSGFNTVYFVCAYAAFALPVRPALAVFVVLIGGVALLGRFVPGWSDLEGTAIGSFFAAVATLGTSRLIARGRQLAAAQQDLARLAVTEERARFSRDLHDLLGHSLTVITLKAELAGRLLDVDVDRARTEVADVERLARTALTDVRAALEGYREVSLGTEVAGARQALAAAGITANLPGSVEEVPAEAQELFGWAVREGVTNVVRHSGARTCWVSVSSSCVVVADDGCGPRPGVGGSGLAGLSSRAKEAGAAVTVGRSEHGGFELAVRR, from the coding sequence GTGCCGCCGCCCGAACGCCTGCCCGCCATGCTCGTGCCGCGGATGCGCGGTGCGGGTTTCCTGTTCGCCGGGGTCTGGCTGCTGATCCTCGTCCAGACCGTCGAGGACGCCTGGGCCAACCCCGACCGGGAACTGGGCCTGGCCTCCATCGCCGCCACCGCGGTGTTCGGCGCCACCTACTTCCTGCTGCTCAGCCGCGGGTGGGCGCGGATGCGCAGTTCCGGCAAGCTCGGCGTCTCCGCCCGTGAAGCCGTCCTCGGCCTGCTGGTGCTCGTCGCCCTCACGGCGCTCGTCGTCCCCGGGGCCGGGACCAGCGGGTTCAACACCGTCTACTTCGTGTGCGCGTACGCCGCCTTCGCGCTGCCCGTGCGCCCGGCCCTGGCGGTGTTCGTCGTCCTCATCGGCGGGGTGGCCCTGCTCGGGCGGTTCGTCCCCGGCTGGTCCGACCTGGAGGGCACCGCGATCGGTTCCTTCTTCGCGGCCGTGGCGACGCTGGGCACGAGCCGGCTCATCGCCCGCGGCCGGCAACTGGCCGCCGCCCAGCAGGACCTCGCCCGCCTCGCCGTCACCGAGGAACGCGCCCGGTTCTCCCGCGACCTGCACGACCTGCTCGGGCACTCCCTGACCGTCATCACCCTCAAGGCCGAACTCGCCGGCCGCCTCCTCGACGTCGACGTCGACCGCGCCCGCACCGAGGTCGCCGACGTCGAACGACTGGCGCGCACCGCGTTGACCGACGTCCGCGCCGCGCTGGAGGGGTACCGGGAGGTGTCGCTGGGCACCGAGGTCGCCGGGGCCCGGCAGGCCCTGGCGGCCGCGGGGATCACCGCGAACCTTCCCGGCTCCGTCGAGGAGGTCCCCGCCGAGGCGCAGGAACTGTTCGGCTGGGCGGTGCGCGAGGGCGTCACCAACGTCGTGCGGCACTCCGGCGCCCGCACCTGCTGGGTCTCGGTGTCCTCGTCCTGCGTGGTCGTGGCCGACGACGGGTGCGGGCCCCGGCCCGGGGTCGGCGGGTCGGGACTGGCCGGGCTGTCGTCGCGCGCGAAGGAGGCCGGGGCCGCGGTGACCGTGGGCCGTTCCGAGCACGGCGGTTTCGAACTGGCGGTGCGCCGGTGA
- the dusB gene encoding tRNA dihydrouridine synthase DusB gives MSAPTLTATRPLRIGPLVSPTPVVLAPMAGITNSAYRRLCREQGEGFYVSEMITSRALVERTPETMRLITFEADETPRSLQLYGVDPLTVAKAVEMIVAEDLADHVDLNFGCPVPKVTRKGGGSALPWKATLFRDIVRGAVREASKGGIPVTVKMRKGIDDDHLTYLQAGKAAEEEGVAAVALHGRTASQHYSGTADWDAIARLRETVTTIPVLGNGDVWSAEDALEMVRRTGVDGVVVGRGCLGRPWLFADLQAGFAGRPERVRPGLRHVTQVLRRHAELLCHFYEDELRGCRDIRKHISWYFKGYAVGGDMRAKLGLVDTLEALDELIAGLDLDQPYPGEAAEGSRGRAGSPQAKVALPEGWLESQELTGVAAEMIRQAELSVSGG, from the coding sequence GTGAGCGCACCCACCCTGACCGCGACCCGGCCCCTGAGGATCGGCCCGCTCGTCTCGCCGACGCCCGTCGTCCTGGCGCCGATGGCCGGGATCACGAACTCCGCCTACCGGCGGCTGTGCCGCGAGCAGGGCGAGGGCTTCTACGTCAGCGAGATGATCACCTCGCGCGCCCTCGTCGAGCGCACCCCCGAGACGATGCGCCTCATCACCTTCGAGGCCGACGAGACCCCCCGCAGCCTGCAGCTGTACGGCGTGGACCCGCTGACGGTCGCCAAGGCCGTCGAGATGATCGTCGCCGAGGACCTCGCCGACCACGTCGACCTGAACTTCGGCTGCCCCGTCCCCAAGGTCACCCGCAAGGGCGGCGGTTCGGCGCTGCCGTGGAAGGCCACGCTCTTCCGCGACATCGTCCGCGGTGCCGTGCGCGAGGCGTCCAAGGGCGGCATCCCGGTGACGGTGAAGATGCGCAAGGGCATCGACGACGACCACCTCACCTACCTGCAGGCCGGCAAGGCCGCGGAGGAGGAGGGCGTCGCGGCCGTCGCCCTGCACGGGCGCACCGCCTCCCAGCACTACTCCGGCACGGCCGACTGGGACGCGATCGCGCGCCTGAGGGAGACCGTCACGACGATCCCCGTCCTGGGCAACGGGGACGTGTGGAGCGCAGAGGACGCCCTGGAGATGGTGCGGCGCACCGGGGTCGACGGTGTCGTCGTCGGCCGCGGCTGCCTGGGGCGGCCGTGGCTGTTCGCCGACCTGCAGGCGGGTTTCGCCGGTCGTCCCGAGCGGGTCAGGCCCGGGCTGCGGCACGTCACCCAGGTCCTGCGCCGGCACGCCGAGCTCCTGTGCCACTTCTACGAGGACGAGCTGCGCGGTTGCCGCGACATCCGCAAGCACATCTCCTGGTACTTCAAGGGCTACGCCGTCGGTGGGGACATGAGGGCCAAGCTGGGCCTCGTCGACACCCTGGAGGCGCTCGACGAGCTCATCGCCGGTCTCGACCTCGACCAGCCGTACCCGGGTGAGGCCGCCGAGGGCTCGCGCGGGCGGGCGGGGTCCCCGCAGGCGAAGGTCGCGCTGCCCGAGGGCTGGCTGGAGAGCCAGGAACTGACCGGCGTCGCCGCCGAGATGATCCGCCAGGCCGAGCTGTCGGTGTCCGGCGGATGA
- a CDS encoding ABC transporter permease: MSTTPAAVTSAPAPGVPRGLVNPVYVRLDVKRVLRNRRTLIFTVVMPIVFYFAFGASQSSADAKGYVMLSFAVYGAMVAATSVGASVAVERASGWSRQLRLTPMRPATYVASKVIAAASIAFVPVVVELVIGAVTGARMPARAWVIGGLVAWIGSLVFAALGLAIGYLVPSENAMQVMGPVLALLALMGGLFVPISLFSHGLQTVASFTPAYGVGILAHWGLEHSGSFVGAVANLVVWTVLFGAAAAWLFRRDTGRV, translated from the coding sequence ATGAGCACCACCCCCGCCGCCGTCACCAGCGCGCCCGCCCCCGGCGTCCCGCGCGGACTCGTCAACCCCGTCTACGTCCGGCTCGACGTCAAGCGCGTCCTGCGCAACCGCCGCACGCTGATCTTCACCGTCGTCATGCCGATCGTCTTCTACTTCGCGTTCGGCGCCTCCCAGAGCTCGGCCGACGCCAAGGGCTACGTCATGCTCAGCTTCGCCGTCTACGGGGCGATGGTCGCCGCCACCAGCGTCGGGGCGTCCGTGGCCGTCGAACGCGCCAGCGGCTGGAGCCGGCAACTGCGCCTGACGCCCATGCGCCCGGCCACCTACGTCGCCAGCAAGGTCATCGCCGCGGCGAGCATCGCGTTCGTCCCCGTCGTCGTCGAGCTCGTCATCGGCGCCGTGACGGGTGCTCGGATGCCGGCGCGGGCCTGGGTGATCGGCGGGCTCGTCGCCTGGATCGGCTCGCTCGTCTTCGCCGCCCTCGGCCTGGCCATCGGCTACCTCGTGCCGTCCGAGAACGCCATGCAGGTCATGGGGCCGGTGCTGGCCCTGCTGGCCCTCATGGGCGGGCTCTTCGTCCCGATCTCCCTGTTCAGCCACGGGCTGCAGACGGTCGCCTCCTTCACGCCCGCCTACGGGGTCGGGATCCTCGCGCACTGGGGGCTGGAGCACAGCGGCTCGTTCGTCGGCGCCGTCGCGAACCTCGTGGTCTGGACGGTCCTGTTCGGCGCGGCCGCGGCGTGGTTGTTCCGCCGCGACACCGGGCGCGTGTGA